The Engystomops pustulosus chromosome 2, aEngPut4.maternal, whole genome shotgun sequence genomic interval TTTTCATTCTACCTTACGTTCTCACAGCCTTTTAAAATCAGATAAAAATCAGATTCAACATTACCTATAGCAGTCACCTAAGAAACCATTTGATGTGCGATGTACATATACACAGGCCATAGATGCTCCCTTGATCTATAAAGCAATGTTGGCGCTGTATAACAATTTATCATATACTGCAGACATAAGAAGTCATCCTAAAAAAAATTCAACAATAAATCTCTAGACTGGTAATGTTCATAGTGTAAGAAATGTTAACACGgttcctctcctgtgtgagttctctgatgtgtaaAAAGCTTGTCTTTCctgctaaaacatttcccacattttagacatgaaaatggcttctcccctgtgtgagttctctgatgtcttataAGACATGCTTTCTCcctaaaacatttctcacattcagggcatgaaaatggcttctctgctGTGTGAGTTCTCCAGTGTTTAGAAAAATGTGAAGCATtgctgaaacattttccacattcagtacatgaatatgaattttcccctgtgtgaattttctcatgTTGAACAAGGTGCGATTTGcggataaaacattttccacattcaagacataaaaatggcttctcccctgagtgagttctctgatgtcttagaAGACTCGATTTCTCTGCgaaacatttctcacattcagggcatgaaaatggtttctcttcgttgtgaattctctgatgtttaacaagacttGAAGAATgaatgaaacattttccacattcattgcATAAAAAtgacttctcccctgtgtgaattttttgATGTTTAACAAGACGTGAATTACGGAcaaaagatttcccacattcagaacatgaaaatggcttctctcctgtgtgacttctctgatgtgaaACAAGACTTGAATGATgaatgaaacattttccacattcagtacatgaaaatggcttcttccCTGAGTGATTTTTCTCATGtataacaagatgtgatttcctgataaaacatttcccacattcaggacatgaaaatggcttcactcctgtgtgaattttcttgtGTCTAATGAAACTTGAACGATCGCTAAAACATTTTccgcattcagtacatgaaaatggtttctctcctgtgtgagttctctggtgttgaaCAACATATTGTTTctgtgtaaaacatttcccacattcaggacatgaaaatggcttctcccctgtgtgagttctccggTGATTAGCAAGTCTTGAATTATCACTGAACCATTTGCCACATTCAGAGCACGTAAattctcctgtgtgaattttctcatgTGCAACAAGATgcgatttcttggtaaaagattttccacattcaggacatgaaaatagCTTTTCTGGTGAGTGAGTTTTCACATGTTCATCAAGACTTGATTTATGGGTGAAGCTTTTCTCACATTTCAGACATGAAAAAATCTTTTCCATTGAGTGACTTTGAAGATGAATGAGAAGATTTGATTtccaaaaaaaacatttcccacattctgaacatgaaaatggcttctcccctgtgtgaattattTGATGTCTAAAAAGCTTATCTTTcctgctaaaacattttccacatccaggacatgaaaatggcttctctcctgtgtgagttctcctgTGTCTGTCAAGACTTCTCTTATCGctcaaacatttcccacattcagtacatgagaatggcttctcccctgtgtgagttctctcatgtttaacaagagatgatttcctaataaaacattttccacatttcagACATGAAAACTTCCTCttctctccatgatttccctcctctgtggaaagatgtgactgattattttctacttcaccacaaggagatgaggggggacgtccatgggaacctcttgtactttcatctcctggaaaatataaccaagaaatcaGTATCGGAAGTTTCCTTTTCCCCAGTTACAAGCAGAAATAAAAAGACTTTTCCGTAACATACAGTCATCTATGGATAAAATGGTAAAATCATAAATATTGTAAATATAAACCATTGACATATAATTAGATTAACGCATTATGATGTGCACCCTGATGTGTAAAGGATGCATGAAGAGAACTCAcatgctgagccctcttcatacatagcaGACCCTCCTGATCTTTGGTTGGATCATTGCTCCCTTTATCACAATTTTGcaactaataaaaaaaacttttttaaaaaagtgatcataacatggtacagtcccacaaatggtaGCAGTATAAATGTCAAGGGGGTGCCTTCGGCCACGGGTCTTTTGACCTAGCTCTCCCTCTTCCCACTTGGGTTTGTTTGACTAGCAACTTTGATTTAGGCTCTACTCTGTTCTTACCCCATGGGACCACCCTTGTCATCGgtttttcactgttttttttgACTGACCCATTTCAGTCCTGTCACGGATTTTGTGCAATACTGTTACCTTACTCATTCTGGGCATTTGGATCTGATTTCTCTTTATATCTTCTCAGGACAGTGGTCAGGTATAGTTTACAGGGCTCTAGCCGCATTTTATCATTGTGAGGGTATTGcatccacatatattttttttgtgtagacCTGTGGCCGTGTGTGGGTCTTGCTTACCTTATCTTGACCCACCTTGTTGTGTTCATGTGTTTTcgtacacttttaaatgtttttaaccatGTATGTAGGATCTTCTTTGCTTATGAATTGTAATAAAGTTTGACCTTCTAGCCTTTACACACTTGCTTTTTCTTCTCTGTTTTGGTTTAGCAGTGTAAATGTCATTACATGTACTGCAAAATACTGACATTTTATAGAGGTCCATCAATAACAGGTGTgtaaatgttatttagatgtaaaaaaaaaaaggcatctagacccttcttgaagcgctctgctgttcctgctgtgagcaGCTCCTGAGCTCGCCTATTCCATAGACTGACAGTTCTTATAAGTAGAgaagcctctggtgattaaacctcagTTAAGGAGCAGAGTTGTTGTGCAATTTACTGCAGATTCCTCTCAGGTCCGATAGCGGCACAATGTTGCTCCCTCAGTCCTGAGGGTTTAGGTTTAAGAGCATCAGGGTTCAGGAGAAGCTCCACAACAATGTCCTTGAATTTCATATCCAAATACCTAACAGTTACTCAACCTGTGCTCCGCTGACAGCAATGGAGAGAGAATGAGCTGATGTTGGAAGCAAACATCACATGGTAGCTGAGGACAACAGAAACACACAGGGAACCACAAGTGGCCCAGTGCGGCCCCGGTATTGTATCCTACAATCTGCGCAGGTTACAAGGTATACAACACACAGGCTCGTGAGATTTAGATCTGCCAGTAGTACTCGAGGTGACGTTAGTGCTCCGGTTTGTACGTTTACATGAAATACATCTCGTATGTCCACATCTAAATGAATTCTTGTTTCTTTGCTCCCGGTATTCCCAGAGAACAGGTTTCTGGTTGTCCTAGTGGGCTTGTTTCTCTTCTTTCCAACCTTTAGATGGCACATTGGGAGGAGATACCTGTACCACCACACCAATGCCTTTGCCGGTTTCATTGAATGGTATAGTAGATGTATTCCATCCTGTCCACTTTTGGAGAGACTGGGGACATGGTGGGATAAATGACTCCAGCCATTGGTAATGAGACTTGTTGTATCTTCGTCCCTCATGCGCTGCCATACATCTATTCCACAATTAGATTGTATGGCAGTGACATATCATCtgaacccttacaggactcagcccCATTTGGTTTTTTGcgtttgttttttactcccctcattccaaagcTACGTTTACATAGATGTGTGGGGGCTTGCTATTTGCGGGACACTTTGTACTTttaagtggcaccatttaatattccatgcaatgcaatgaaaagctggaaaaaaattccaagcgtGGAAAAAttgaccaaccccccccccccaccaccacatttgctgcatattcacatgggctctgtttttacggctctcattttaaaaaatgaaaatgctttgcacaaaaaatatttgccattttgccaaattctgaggctaataactttttgacactttggtgtagggacctgtgtaaggtgtcattttgttTGCGGTACGAGCTGGtgtattaatttatatcaatttgggacataTATGAcggtttgatcattttttattcaaatatttatgaatggaaaaattaaaaagtggcgattcggacaatgggacactattttccgttatttttatatgtgttctagagaAATGGGGGaagatttaaactttttttttttttaccatttttttttactatttttcgggtcctctagggtactctaaccctgaagagtctgattgctcatactatatactgcaatactactgtattggagtatatagcaattttacttatggtctctaatagcctgccatttgCAGGTTACTGTAGATCATtatacatggcaagcctacaagtctcaaagAGACTGTAGGCTGTCATGGCGCCCGATCGCCAccctccaatgacatcacagtgagTGGCAATCCGCCATCCAAGATTGGGGCGTCCATAGGCAGCAATGTTAGGTCCCGCGGTTGGGTTTGACTGATCGGTGCCAGTACCAAGCGCGGCAGTGACCGGCGAGCTGTATTATGCAGCTGACCCCGCTAAGGAGGGAGACAGCTCAGCCCGTGAGTTCTCTCCATACACACCCCACAGCACCAGGAATTTACAGTACATCCTGGTGTGCAAAAGCGTTAAgagatatagggggagatttgtcataagtttctgaggtaaaactgttctgtttgcccatggaaaccaatcagagctctgatAGCTCAACTACAAcacttctgctctaagagacttctgaaGAATGTCCATTATAGTCTTTATGATCCTAATCTCCAAGATTATATTGTGTTTGTACAGTTATCTTCTGTTGCAGAATAACTTTTATGTTTGATGAGGTTTTCTTTTTACAGGTTTCTGGTTGTCTTATGGGGGCTCGGTTCTCTCCTTCCCTTGCCAAACTTTACATGGCATTTTGGGAGGAGAGATAACTCTACCACCACACCAATGCCTTTGCCGATTTCATTGAATGGTATGGTAGATATATCAATGACCTCCTCCTGGTGTGTCGTTGATTTTACTTCAGTTTCTTTTACTTCTCCAGTCAACAACAAAACCTTTATAATATTTAGGCATAAGAATTGTGCGTCTACATTTGTTGTATATCTTGTAGAATGCACCATGTGCAAAGTCCAATATGGGAGTTGCACGTTTAGAAAATTACCGGTGCCAATCCCAAGACTTTATCTAGCACTGGTGTTTCTAAACACTTCCATGACACACACTCTGGTAATGTGTCCTCAATGAGGGCACTGGCTAATGATCATGTTCCTGGTGGGAAAAGAGGTGGTGATAGAGTTAAAATAAGAACCCAGTTTTTTAGGTCTGCAACGTAttacctatctttctcctggtgtGATCACCCATTTTAATGTTTCTTCAATAAAGTTTTGCTACTTTTAAAAGTTTGTGCCTGATGCCGATGGCATTTCCATTTATGCACATGTCCCCGGACCAGACCAGGATCCTGGCCATCTTGGCATTTTGTTGATTTGAGCTATAGACCATCACGGGTGAGCTGACACTTTCATATttcttgttttttgcataactactataatactgccccctatgtacaggaatataactactataatactgccccctatgtacaagaatataactactataataccgccccctatgtacaagaatataactactataatactgccccctatgtacaagaatataactactataatactgccccctatgtacaagaatataactactataatactgccccctatgtacaagaatataactactataatactgccccctatgtacaggaatataactactatactgctcctatgtacaagaatataactactataatactgccccctatgtacaggaatataactactataatactgcccctatgtacaagaatataactactataatactgccccctatgtacaagaatataac includes:
- the LOC140119849 gene encoding uncharacterized protein, with translation MEKIFSCLKCEKSFTHKSSLDEHVKTHSPEKLFSCPECGKSFTKKSHLVAHEKIHTGEFTCSECGKWFSDNSRLANHRRTHTGEKPFSCPECGKCFTQKQYVVQHQRTHTGEKPFSCTECGKCFSDRSSFIRHKKIHTGVKPFSCPECGKCFIRKSHLVIHEKNHSGKKPFSCTECGKCFIHHSSLVSHQRSHTGEKPFSCSECGKSFVRNSRLVKHQKIHTGEKSFLCNECGKCFIHSSSLVKHQRIHNEEKPFSCPECEKCFAEKSSLLRHQRTHSGEKPFLCLECGKCFIRKSHLVQHEKIHTGENSYSCTECGKCFSNASHFSKHWRTHTAEKPFSCPECEKCFREKACLIRHQRTHTGEKPFSCLKCGKCFSRKDKLFTHQRTHTGEEPC